A stretch of the Polyangiaceae bacterium genome encodes the following:
- a CDS encoding MBL fold metallo-hydrolase, with translation MRVTFYGVRGSVPAPGPTTARYGGNTSCVEVILGDGTTLVLDAGTGMRALGSTLLEGGRHQRTHLLLSHTHWDHVLGLPFFAPLWRKDSEILVYPLPTDAQERFQRTIFDDIHFPVSVNDIPAKVEFVKPSEEPWQIGPARVRRIALNHPGSAQGFRIDDASGASLVYLTDNELLRGESGEAALDALARFSESADLLIHDSQYLDADMPAKCGWGHSVVDDVLTLGKRAEARKLVLFHHDPDRTDGDLDKIKVRSTAWLAEHAPETALCVAMEGQTVDLAAK, from the coding sequence ATGCGGGTGACCTTCTACGGGGTTCGGGGCTCGGTCCCTGCGCCAGGACCGACCACGGCACGCTACGGTGGCAACACCTCGTGTGTCGAAGTGATCCTCGGAGACGGCACCACGCTCGTCCTCGACGCGGGCACCGGCATGCGGGCGCTGGGCTCGACCCTGCTCGAGGGCGGGCGCCACCAGCGCACCCACCTCCTGCTCTCGCACACGCACTGGGACCACGTCCTCGGGCTGCCTTTCTTCGCCCCGCTGTGGCGCAAAGACTCCGAGATCCTGGTCTACCCCTTGCCCACGGACGCGCAGGAGCGCTTCCAGCGCACCATCTTCGACGACATCCACTTCCCGGTCAGCGTCAACGACATCCCGGCCAAGGTGGAGTTCGTGAAGCCCAGCGAGGAGCCCTGGCAGATCGGCCCGGCTCGGGTACGCCGCATCGCGCTGAACCATCCGGGCAGCGCGCAAGGATTTCGCATCGACGACGCGAGCGGTGCGTCGCTCGTGTACCTCACCGACAACGAGCTCTTGCGCGGCGAGTCCGGCGAGGCCGCGCTCGATGCCCTGGCGCGCTTCTCCGAGAGCGCGGACCTCTTGATCCACGACTCGCAGTACCTGGACGCTGACATGCCCGCGAAGTGCGGCTGGGGCCACTCCGTGGTGGACGACGTGCTCACGCTGGGCAAGCGCGCCGAGGCGCGGAAGCTCGTGCTCTTCCACCACGACCCGGATCGTACGGATGGTGATCTGGACAAGATCAAGGTGCGCTCGACGGCCTGGCTCGCCGAGCACGCGCCCGAGACGGCGCTGTGCGTGGCGATGGAAGGTCAGACCGTCGATCTCGCGGCGAAGTGA
- a CDS encoding NAD(P)/FAD-dependent oxidoreductase, translating to MTLPRSVEVLIIGGGPAGSATALFLAHHAPALTDRVLVVEKERFPREKFCAGGVGARADKLLGSIGVTVDVPSVWLNGIAFRAMGRTTTVREQGIGRVVRRVEFDHELARIAQSRGVPFAEGVRVLGLTRCADGYEVETSAGPVRARVVVGADGVQSVVRRALGFESAKYRAQAIEVDTEPVESDLPRDVILFDASHRELPGYYWDFPTLVNGREMVVRGVYLLRPTDSPAVVEIQDLLAAELEQRGLDLGKLKKKRYAELAFDPHVPVSRPHVLLVGESAGIDPVTGEGIAQAIYYGSSAAKYLARKLAARDLGFEDWPSEIRRSSIGRDLMVRTLGVPLFYGAPRANVEAFLHAAPEFIRLGCQHFGGKPWSKAALARAGARVLAHTARYLVGSAPKLPDEPPTSAG from the coding sequence GTGACCCTCCCGCGCAGCGTCGAAGTCCTGATCATCGGCGGTGGCCCCGCCGGCTCGGCGACGGCGCTGTTTCTGGCCCATCACGCGCCGGCGCTCACCGACCGCGTCTTGGTGGTCGAGAAGGAGCGCTTCCCGCGCGAGAAGTTCTGCGCGGGTGGAGTCGGGGCGCGGGCCGACAAGCTGCTCGGGAGCATCGGCGTCACGGTGGACGTCCCGAGCGTGTGGCTGAACGGCATCGCGTTCCGGGCCATGGGGCGCACCACCACGGTGCGCGAGCAGGGGATCGGGCGTGTCGTGCGTCGCGTGGAGTTCGATCACGAGCTCGCGCGCATCGCCCAGAGTCGCGGCGTGCCGTTCGCCGAAGGCGTCCGGGTGCTCGGCCTCACCCGCTGCGCCGACGGCTACGAGGTAGAGACCAGCGCGGGGCCCGTTCGCGCGCGCGTCGTCGTCGGGGCCGACGGAGTGCAGAGCGTGGTGAGGCGGGCTCTGGGCTTCGAGTCGGCCAAGTACCGTGCTCAGGCCATCGAGGTGGACACGGAGCCGGTCGAGAGCGACCTGCCGCGCGACGTGATCCTGTTCGACGCGAGCCACCGCGAGTTGCCCGGGTACTACTGGGATTTCCCGACCCTGGTGAACGGGCGCGAGATGGTCGTGCGGGGCGTGTACCTGCTCAGGCCGACGGACTCGCCGGCGGTCGTCGAAATCCAAGACCTGCTCGCGGCGGAGCTCGAGCAACGCGGGCTCGATCTCGGGAAGCTCAAGAAGAAGCGCTACGCGGAGCTGGCCTTCGATCCCCACGTTCCCGTGTCGAGGCCCCACGTGCTCTTGGTGGGAGAGTCAGCCGGCATCGACCCGGTGACCGGCGAAGGCATCGCTCAGGCCATCTACTACGGCTCGTCCGCGGCCAAGTACCTGGCGCGGAAGTTGGCAGCGCGCGATCTCGGTTTCGAGGACTGGCCGTCGGAGATCCGCCGCAGCTCCATCGGCCGCGACCTGATGGTGCGAACGCTCGGTGTGCCGCTGTTCTACGGTGCGCCCCGCGCCAATGTGGAGGCGTTCTTGCACGCTGCCCCGGAGTTCATCCGGCTCGGCTGCCAGCACTTCGGCGGTAAGCCCTGGTCCAAGGCGGCGCTGGCAAGGGCAGGCGCCAGAGTCCTCGCGCACACGGCGCGCTACCTCGTCGGGAGCGCGCCGAAGCTGCCGGACGAGCCGCCGACATCGGCAGGCTGA
- a CDS encoding SUMF1/EgtB/PvdO family nonheme iron enzyme, which produces MRRACASLIAMLGLGALVPAASAKPAPVGATTRRACPAEMAAVRGFCIDRWEASLIDRKSRRPLSPYYPPQPKALGRVREVWLVERERAGDPGARRMPLPEPPSVQLEGSYEPVAVSRPGAVPHGYLTYHAARNACQAAGKRLCSEAEWVTACRGRADTKFPYGAHYVAGRCNVFRALHPAAVLHGNASMGLTDPRLNLVVEAGKDPLLRATGASTGCTSAWDDGVVYDMVGNLDEWIDDPSGVFVGGFYARMTTKGCEAKVSGHAPSYYDYSTGTRCCADPTPR; this is translated from the coding sequence ATGCGCAGAGCTTGCGCCTCCCTGATCGCGATGCTGGGCCTAGGAGCCCTGGTGCCCGCCGCCAGCGCCAAGCCAGCGCCAGTCGGCGCCACGACGCGGCGTGCCTGCCCCGCGGAGATGGCGGCAGTCCGCGGCTTCTGCATCGATCGCTGGGAAGCGTCGCTGATCGATCGCAAGTCTCGACGCCCGCTGTCGCCGTATTACCCGCCGCAGCCGAAGGCGCTCGGGCGGGTGCGCGAGGTCTGGCTCGTCGAGCGCGAGCGCGCCGGGGACCCCGGGGCTCGTCGCATGCCGTTGCCGGAGCCGCCTTCGGTCCAGCTCGAGGGCAGCTACGAGCCCGTGGCGGTCTCGCGCCCCGGCGCCGTGCCCCACGGCTACCTCACCTACCACGCAGCTCGCAACGCTTGCCAAGCCGCCGGCAAGCGTCTGTGCAGCGAAGCGGAGTGGGTCACCGCGTGTCGCGGGCGCGCCGACACCAAGTTCCCGTACGGCGCACACTACGTGGCAGGTCGCTGCAACGTGTTCCGGGCGCTGCACCCCGCCGCCGTGCTCCACGGTAACGCCTCCATGGGGCTCACCGATCCCCGGCTGAACTTGGTGGTCGAGGCCGGCAAAGACCCGCTGCTGCGTGCGACCGGCGCGAGCACGGGTTGTACCAGCGCGTGGGACGACGGCGTCGTGTACGACATGGTCGGCAACCTCGACGAGTGGATCGACGATCCGAGCGGGGTGTTCGTCGGCGGTTTCTACGCGCGCATGACCACCAAAGGCTGCGAGGCCAAGGTGAGCGGGCACGCGCCGAGCTACTACGACTACTCCACGGGTACGCGCTGCTGCGCCGACCCCACACCGCGCTGA
- the amrB gene encoding AmmeMemoRadiSam system protein B, translating to MLTRAREPAVAGRFYPGDPRRLDAEVRGFLADRPGEPRVARMLMAPHAGYVYSGAIAGETYARVTVPAAAVVLCPNHTGFGDRRSLWNGGSWSFPGFTLDIDAELRRRLLCSGSLHPDELAHVREHAAEVQMPFLHALRSDVRVVPICLGGLGLSECREIGLDIASAIREHEREQDERVLLVASTDMSHYVPADTARHFDQHAIDRVLALDPEGLFEVCEREDISMCGYLPTTVSLFAARELGATRAELVRYGSSGEVSGDFSQVVGYAGVIVY from the coding sequence ATGCTGACGAGGGCGCGAGAGCCAGCTGTCGCTGGCAGATTCTACCCCGGGGACCCGCGTCGTCTCGACGCCGAGGTCCGCGGCTTCCTCGCCGACCGACCGGGGGAGCCGCGCGTCGCCCGGATGCTCATGGCACCGCACGCTGGCTACGTGTACAGCGGTGCCATCGCGGGCGAGACGTACGCTCGGGTCACGGTCCCTGCCGCCGCCGTCGTGCTCTGCCCGAATCACACCGGCTTCGGCGACCGGCGTTCGCTGTGGAACGGCGGCAGCTGGTCGTTCCCCGGCTTCACGCTCGACATCGACGCCGAGCTCCGGCGCCGCCTGCTCTGCTCGGGCTCGCTGCACCCGGACGAGCTCGCTCACGTGCGCGAGCACGCGGCCGAGGTGCAGATGCCGTTCTTGCACGCGCTTCGGAGCGACGTGCGCGTCGTGCCCATCTGTCTCGGGGGCCTCGGCCTGTCCGAGTGCCGCGAGATCGGGCTCGACATCGCGAGCGCCATCCGCGAGCACGAGCGCGAGCAGGACGAGCGCGTGCTCTTGGTCGCGAGCACGGACATGTCCCACTACGTTCCCGCCGACACGGCCCGCCACTTCGACCAGCACGCCATCGACCGCGTGCTCGCGTTGGACCCCGAGGGCCTGTTCGAGGTGTGCGAGCGCGAGGACATCTCCATGTGCGGGTACCTCCCCACGACCGTGAGCCTGTTCGCCGCCCGCGAGCTCGGCGCCACGCGAGCCGAGCTCGTCCGCTACGGCAGCTCCGGCGAGGTCTCCGGGGACTTCTCCCAAGTCGTGGGGTACGCAGGCGTGATCGTGTACTGA
- the dnaK gene encoding molecular chaperone DnaK, whose amino-acid sequence MGKIIGIDLGTTNSVVAVMEGKEPKVIVNEEGSRLTPSVVAWDEKGEILVGTIAKRQAVTNPEHTVYSSKRFIGRRFDEVEQERKRVPFKVVSGNNGAVGIEVRGKVLAPPEVAAKVLMKLKKAAEDYLGEKVTEAVITVPAYFNDSQRQATKDAGKIAGLEVRRIINEPTAAALAYGLDRKTNEVIAVYDFGGGTFDISILEVGDNVVQVIATNGDTHLGGDDIDHLIMEWLMAEFRKDTGIDISSDKMVIQRLKDAAEQAKIELSSKVETTINLPFLTADASGPKHLQKQLTRARLEQMIAPLVDRSMEPVKKALDDAKKKAGDIDEVVLVGGSTRIPLVQETVKKFFGKEPHKGVNPDEVVAVGAAVQGGVLGGEVQDVVLLDVTPLSLGVETLGGVMTVMIPRNTTIPTQKKEIYSTASDGQTSVEIHVLQGERAEARYNRTLGKFHLEGLPPAPRGIPKVEVTFDIDANGILAVTAKDMATGKDQRITITANSGISDDDINRMVKEAGEHEAEDKRRREEIERRNKLDNLCYTLEKQISENREKLQGADVSSLESLIKEGRAAIEKQDDEKVQDVLGRLEKEAYAMASKLYESAGGAPGAAPGAAPGAGASEPGPAPGGEKKKGDVIDAEFEETN is encoded by the coding sequence ATGGGCAAGATCATCGGCATCGATCTCGGTACGACGAACAGCGTCGTCGCGGTGATGGAGGGCAAGGAGCCCAAGGTCATCGTCAACGAAGAGGGGTCGCGCCTCACCCCGTCGGTAGTGGCTTGGGACGAGAAGGGCGAGATCCTCGTCGGCACCATCGCCAAGCGGCAGGCCGTGACGAATCCGGAGCACACGGTCTATTCGTCCAAGCGCTTCATCGGTCGGCGCTTCGACGAGGTCGAGCAGGAGCGCAAGCGCGTCCCGTTCAAGGTCGTGAGCGGCAACAACGGCGCCGTCGGCATCGAGGTGCGCGGCAAGGTCCTGGCCCCGCCGGAGGTCGCCGCCAAGGTCCTGATGAAGCTGAAGAAGGCCGCCGAGGACTACCTGGGCGAGAAGGTCACCGAAGCGGTGATCACCGTGCCTGCCTACTTCAACGACTCGCAGCGCCAGGCCACCAAGGACGCCGGCAAGATCGCCGGTCTCGAGGTGCGCCGCATCATCAACGAGCCCACGGCGGCCGCCCTGGCCTACGGCCTCGACCGCAAGACCAACGAGGTCATCGCGGTCTACGACTTCGGCGGAGGCACCTTCGACATCTCGATCCTCGAGGTCGGTGACAACGTCGTGCAGGTCATCGCCACCAACGGCGACACCCACCTCGGTGGCGACGACATCGACCACCTGATCATGGAGTGGCTGATGGCCGAGTTCCGCAAGGACACGGGCATCGACATCTCCAGCGACAAGATGGTGATCCAGCGGCTGAAGGACGCGGCGGAGCAGGCCAAGATCGAGCTGTCCAGCAAGGTCGAGACCACCATCAACCTGCCGTTCCTCACCGCCGACGCGAGCGGCCCGAAGCACCTGCAGAAGCAGCTGACCCGCGCGCGCCTGGAGCAGATGATCGCGCCGCTCGTGGATCGCTCGATGGAGCCGGTGAAGAAGGCGCTCGACGACGCCAAGAAGAAGGCCGGCGACATCGACGAGGTGGTGCTGGTCGGTGGCTCGACGCGCATCCCGTTGGTGCAGGAGACCGTCAAGAAGTTCTTCGGCAAGGAGCCGCACAAGGGCGTGAACCCGGACGAGGTCGTCGCCGTCGGCGCCGCCGTTCAGGGCGGCGTGCTGGGCGGCGAGGTCCAGGACGTGGTGCTCCTCGACGTCACGCCGCTCAGCCTGGGCGTCGAGACGCTCGGCGGTGTGATGACGGTGATGATCCCGCGCAACACCACCATCCCCACGCAGAAGAAGGAGATCTACTCGACGGCCAGCGACGGCCAGACCAGCGTGGAGATCCACGTGCTCCAGGGTGAGCGCGCCGAAGCCCGCTACAACAGGACGTTGGGCAAGTTCCACCTCGAGGGTCTGCCGCCCGCGCCGCGCGGCATCCCCAAGGTCGAGGTCACCTTCGACATCGACGCGAACGGCATCCTGGCGGTCACCGCCAAGGACATGGCCACTGGCAAGGATCAGCGCATCACCATCACCGCCAACAGCGGCATCAGCGACGACGACATCAACCGCATGGTGAAGGAAGCGGGCGAGCACGAGGCCGAGGACAAGCGGCGCCGAGAGGAGATCGAGCGGCGCAACAAGCTCGACAACCTGTGCTACACGCTGGAAAAGCAGATCAGCGAGAACCGCGAGAAGCTCCAGGGCGCCGACGTCTCGAGCCTGGAGTCCTTGATCAAGGAAGGGCGCGCGGCCATCGAGAAGCAGGACGACGAGAAGGTGCAGGACGTGCTCGGGCGCCTCGAGAAGGAGGCGTACGCCATGGCCAGCAAGCTCTACGAGTCTGCCGGAGGTGCGCCGGGCGCTGCTCCGGGCGCTGCTCCGGGCGCCGGAGCCTCGGAGCCGGGACCCGCGCCGGGCGGCGAGAAGAAGAAGGGCGACGTCATCGACGCCGAGTTCGAAGAGACCAATTGA
- a CDS encoding SRPBCC domain-containing protein, whose product MTPEIHLTQTISAPEERVWRACSTPRGLMGWQADQVEGDVVLGSTLSLAWPALGVALELDVVELVAGARIVLAKGATRVALELRNGGVELTHTGVGDGDERDGVESSWQLSLGLLAHYCEAHPDSSRTVRWLIRPARTTTDAAHVFFSDRAALGTWLGSGSRIGPTGTRYALDLGGGERMSGRVLANTPGRDLALSWEEDDDSALVLRTLPRPLEPGVRLIVLSYSRWARRPPPQSRLDLLEAAHHRLVRLLDSKTSA is encoded by the coding sequence GTGACCCCTGAAATCCACTTGACGCAGACCATCTCGGCGCCGGAGGAGCGCGTGTGGCGGGCCTGCAGCACGCCCCGAGGATTGATGGGCTGGCAGGCCGACCAGGTGGAGGGCGACGTCGTGCTCGGCTCGACGCTCTCGCTCGCCTGGCCCGCGCTCGGGGTCGCGCTCGAGCTCGACGTGGTCGAGCTCGTGGCCGGCGCGCGCATCGTGCTGGCGAAAGGCGCGACGCGCGTCGCGCTCGAGCTCCGGAACGGTGGCGTCGAGCTCACGCACACGGGCGTGGGGGACGGTGACGAGCGCGACGGAGTCGAGTCTTCGTGGCAGCTGAGCCTGGGCTTGCTCGCTCACTATTGCGAAGCTCACCCCGACTCGTCGCGCACCGTGCGATGGTTGATCCGGCCCGCCCGCACGACCACCGACGCCGCCCACGTCTTCTTCAGCGACCGAGCTGCGCTCGGCACCTGGCTCGGCTCGGGAAGCAGGATCGGCCCAACCGGCACGCGCTACGCGCTCGACTTGGGCGGCGGTGAGCGCATGAGCGGACGCGTCCTCGCCAACACGCCGGGGCGGGATCTGGCTCTGAGCTGGGAGGAGGACGACGACTCCGCGCTGGTGCTCCGGACGCTGCCACGCCCGCTCGAGCCGGGCGTGCGGCTGATCGTGCTCTCCTACTCCCGCTGGGCCCGGCGCCCGCCCCCGCAGAGTCGCCTCGACCTGCTCGAAGCAGCGCACCACCGCTTGGTCCGCCTGCTGGACTCGAAGACCAGCGCCTGA
- a CDS encoding YqgE/AlgH family protein — translation MSVLAPGLLVAAPPLGDPNFDRSVVLLAAHGPDGAFGWVVNGREVMSIPELLVRADVTERAISVPGLVRVGGPVAQEQVWLIYRSEERFADVEGQFDVGTGITACASRKALEEVAKGHAPESLLGLVGYAGWAPDQLENEIRAGAWLPVDLDPTVVFDVANAEVWTQAYHRAGTTPIAFTTRTVGSA, via the coding sequence ATGTCCGTACTCGCGCCTGGGTTGTTGGTGGCGGCGCCGCCCTTGGGGGATCCCAACTTCGATCGTTCGGTGGTGCTCCTGGCGGCTCACGGCCCGGACGGCGCCTTCGGATGGGTCGTGAACGGGCGCGAGGTGATGAGCATCCCGGAGCTCTTGGTGCGCGCCGACGTCACCGAGCGGGCGATCTCCGTACCGGGATTGGTGCGGGTGGGCGGGCCGGTGGCGCAGGAGCAGGTCTGGCTCATCTACCGGAGCGAGGAGCGCTTCGCCGACGTGGAGGGCCAGTTCGACGTCGGCACGGGCATCACCGCTTGCGCCTCGCGCAAGGCGCTGGAGGAGGTCGCGAAGGGACACGCACCGGAGAGCCTGCTGGGGCTCGTGGGCTACGCCGGCTGGGCGCCGGATCAGCTCGAGAACGAGATCCGCGCCGGCGCCTGGCTGCCGGTGGATCTCGATCCGACGGTGGTCTTCGACGTGGCGAACGCCGAGGTGTGGACTCAGGCCTACCACCGAGCGGGGACCACCCCCATCGCGTTCACCACGCGCACCGTGGGCAGCGCCTGA
- a CDS encoding S1 family peptidase, translating to MKRPLIVSCLALALAGCSSAPEPDPVAQRTNAIKGGEQDFADVNVVGMFAMSGGMCSGTLIAPNLVLTARHCVAPLINDYNGAVACGVTQFGEAYSGTKLYVSTDQQLSQNGTWFKGAEVRVPADGQGACGYDVALLILAQPVTGVEPRIPRIDVPATAGEPYTAVGYGQQGDSGWSAGERMVLSGLTVQCTAGECPQQGIEFTEFLGDTGICQGDSGGPAIDAAGKVIGVVSRGGQGCTTPIYGSVYSWSEFIVATAKDAAEKGGYAPPFWVTSGKSDPEEQPPTGTGGSSGGSAQGAPCSPTQACPGGYECFGTTESASCLAQCDAATPCGAGLECTDQGVCVGAAPPAGNAESDSSGGCSLGGDRGPVKPVPWVFATLGLVVGLRRRKR from the coding sequence ATGAAACGCCCCCTCATCGTGTCCTGCCTCGCCCTCGCCCTCGCCGGTTGCTCGAGCGCACCGGAGCCGGATCCCGTCGCGCAGCGCACCAACGCCATCAAGGGGGGTGAGCAGGACTTCGCCGACGTGAACGTCGTCGGGATGTTCGCGATGTCGGGCGGCATGTGCAGCGGCACGCTGATCGCCCCGAACCTGGTGCTGACCGCCCGGCACTGCGTCGCGCCGCTGATCAACGACTACAACGGCGCGGTGGCCTGCGGCGTCACGCAGTTCGGAGAGGCCTACTCCGGGACCAAGCTCTACGTCTCGACCGACCAGCAGCTCTCCCAGAACGGGACGTGGTTCAAGGGTGCCGAGGTTCGCGTTCCCGCGGACGGGCAGGGGGCGTGCGGCTACGACGTGGCGCTCTTGATCCTGGCGCAGCCCGTCACTGGAGTGGAGCCGCGCATCCCGCGCATCGACGTCCCGGCGACTGCGGGCGAGCCATACACCGCCGTCGGCTACGGGCAGCAAGGCGACAGCGGCTGGAGCGCCGGCGAGCGCATGGTGCTGAGCGGGCTCACCGTGCAGTGCACGGCGGGTGAGTGCCCGCAGCAGGGCATCGAATTCACCGAGTTCCTGGGCGACACCGGCATCTGCCAGGGGGACTCGGGCGGACCGGCCATCGACGCCGCGGGGAAGGTCATCGGGGTGGTCTCCCGGGGAGGCCAGGGTTGCACGACGCCGATCTACGGCTCGGTCTACTCGTGGAGCGAGTTCATCGTCGCCACCGCCAAGGACGCGGCCGAAAAGGGCGGGTACGCGCCGCCGTTCTGGGTCACCAGCGGAAAGAGCGATCCGGAAGAGCAGCCGCCGACGGGGACGGGGGGCTCGAGCGGTGGCAGCGCGCAAGGCGCGCCCTGCAGCCCCACCCAGGCCTGCCCCGGCGGGTACGAGTGCTTCGGCACGACGGAGTCGGCGTCCTGCCTGGCCCAGTGCGACGCGGCCACGCCCTGCGGCGCCGGCCTCGAGTGCACCGACCAAGGAGTGTGCGTGGGCGCGGCGCCACCCGCCGGCAACGCCGAGTCGGACAGCTCCGGCGGCTGCTCTCTGGGCGGCGACCGAGGCCCCGTGAAGCCGGTACCGTGGGTGTTCGCGACCCTCGGCCTCGTCGTGGGCCTGCGGCGGCGGAAGCGCTGA
- a CDS encoding protein-L-isoaspartate(D-aspartate) O-methyltransferase, giving the protein MVRSVEREAAPRDPRVLDAFRRIPRHLFVPEASRLAAYDDRALPIGEEQTISQPSMIAMMLDALECEPSSRVLEVGAGSGYAAALLSCLVARVDAVEIRPSLALRARATLASLGIDNVFVHVGDGSKGWAELAPFDRILVSAAPHSVPRALLEQLAPGGRIAIPVGEAYHQVLLVGDRAPDGSVSFRRDVPCVFVPLVET; this is encoded by the coding sequence ATGGTGCGGTCGGTCGAGCGGGAGGCTGCGCCCCGCGACCCGCGCGTGCTCGACGCCTTCCGCCGCATTCCGCGCCACCTGTTCGTGCCGGAGGCGAGTCGGCTGGCGGCCTACGACGACCGGGCGCTGCCCATCGGCGAGGAGCAGACCATCAGCCAGCCGTCGATGATCGCGATGATGCTCGACGCCCTGGAGTGCGAGCCGAGCTCTCGCGTCCTGGAGGTCGGCGCGGGCTCCGGCTACGCCGCCGCGTTGCTCTCGTGCCTGGTCGCGCGAGTGGACGCCGTCGAAATCCGGCCGAGCCTGGCGCTGCGCGCTCGGGCCACATTGGCGAGCCTCGGCATCGACAACGTGTTCGTCCACGTCGGCGACGGCAGCAAGGGCTGGGCAGAGCTCGCTCCCTTCGATCGCATCCTGGTCTCGGCGGCACCGCACTCCGTGCCCCGCGCGCTCCTCGAGCAGCTCGCCCCAGGCGGCCGCATAGCCATTCCGGTGGGCGAGGCCTACCACCAGGTGCTGTTGGTCGGTGATCGCGCGCCGGACGGCAGCGTGTCGTTCCGGCGGGACGTCCCCTGCGTGTTCGTGCCTTTGGTGGAGACCTGA